In Mustelus asterias chromosome 16, sMusAst1.hap1.1, whole genome shotgun sequence, one DNA window encodes the following:
- the cdc23 gene encoding cell division cycle protein 23 homolog isoform X1, with translation MAALSEFPELKEVKRGLMAVSGLCRERGLLQSAKWASELAFSLDPLPKDELPPAPTLTEEDLVDLDAYTLAKSYFDLKEYDRAAYFLKGCQSQKAYFLYMYSRYLSGEKKKDDETVDSLGPLEKGQVKNESLRELRVELSKKHKARELDGFGLYLYGVVLRKLDLVKEAIDVFVEATHSLPLHWGAWLELCNLITDKEMLKPMVLPSTWMKEFFLAHIYTELQLIEEALQKYQNLIDAGFSKSTYIISQIAVAYHNVRDIDRALTLFNELRNQDPYRIENMDTLSNLLYVRNMKPELSYLAHNLCEIDKYRVETCCVIGNYYSLRSQHEKAALYFQRALKLNPRYLGAWTLMGHEYMEMKNISAAIQAYRHAIEVNKRDYRAWYGLGQTYEILKMPFYCLYYYRRAHQLRPNDSRMLIALGECYEKLNQLSEAKKCYWRAFSVGDVEKMALVKLAKIHEQLGESDQAAQCYIKYVQDICDCGEILEHHEMSTAFRALAQYYFKCKRWDEASVCAQKCCDYNDTREEGKALLRQISQLRSQGDVTTTPMAADVSRTFVPGVNTPSAKLPPLNLSSITP, from the exons ATGGCGGCGTTGAGTGAGTTCCCGGAGCTGAAGGAGGTGAAGCGGGGCCTGATGGCGGTGAGCGGCCTGTGCCGGGAGCGCGGCCTGCTGCAGAGCGCCAAGTG GGCTTCAGAGTTGGCCTTCTCTCTGGATCCTCTTCCCAAAGACGAGCTGCCACCTGCCCCTACGCTAACAGAG GAAGACCTGGTGGATTTGGATGCTTACACTTTGGCCAAATCATACTTTGACTTAAAGGAATATGACCGAGCAGCATATTTTCTCAAAGGTTGTCAGAGTCAGAAGGCTTATTTCCTGTATATGTACTCCAGATATCTG TCTGGGGAAAAGAAGAAGGATGATGAAACAGTAGACAGTTTGG GACCCTTGGAGAAAGGACAAGTGAAGAATGAGTCTCTGAGGGAATTGCGAGTTGAACTGAGCAAAAAACACAAAGCCAGGGAACTGGATGGTTTTGGACTATACTT GTACGGAGTGGTCCTGCGGAAACTAGACCTAGTTAAAGAAGCTATTGATGTGTTTGTGGAAGCCACGCACAGTCTACCTCTGCATTGGGGAGCTTGGCTTGAACTCTGCAACCTCATTACTGACAAGGAGATG CTCAAGCCCATGGTACTACCCAGTACATGGATGAAAGAGTTCTTCCTGGCTCACATCTACACGGAACTGCAGCTGATTGAGGAGGCGCTGCAAAAATACCAGAACCTAATTGATGCTGGCTTCTCCAAAAGCACTTATATAATCTCCCAAATTGCTGTGGCTTATCACAATGTTCGAG ACATTGATAGAGCTTTAACCCTTTTCAATGAGTTACGGAATCAAGACCCATACAGGATAGAGAATATGGACACATTATCTAATCTACTGTATGTTCGG AACATGAAGCCTGAACTGAGCTACCTGGCTCACAACCTCTGTGAAATCGACAAGTATCGAGTAGAAACCTGCTGTGTGATTG GCAATTACTACAGTTTAAGGTCTCAACACGAGAAAGCAGCCCTGTACTTCCAACGAGCACTGAAGTTAAATCCTCGCTACCTTGGTGCCTGGACATTAATGGGTCACGAGTACATGGAAATGAAGAACATATCGGCAGCTATTCAGGCCTACAG gcaTGCCATTGAGGTGAACAAACGAGATTACAGAGCTTGGTATGGACTGGGACAGACCTACGAGATCCTCAAGATGCCATTTTACTGTTTGTATTATTACCGACGAGCCCATCAGCTCAG ACCCAATGACTCTCGAATGCTCATTGCCTTAGGTGAATGTTATGAAAAGCTGAATCAGTTGTCTGAAGCCAAGAAG TGTTACTGGAGAGCATTTTCTGTTGGTGATGTGGAGAAAATGGCTTTGGTGAAACTAGCAAA AATTCATGAGCAGTTAGGTGAATCAGATCAAGCAGCACAGTGCTACATCAAATATGTCCAAGACATCTGTGACTGTGGG GAGATTCTGGAGCATCACGAAATGAGCACTGCATTTCGAGCCCTGGCACAGTATTATTTTAAATGTAAGCGGTGGGATGAGGCATCCGTCTGTGCACAGAAATGTTGTGATTACAATGAT acGAGAGAAGAAGGAAAAGCTCTGCTTAGACAGATATCACAGCTTCGTAGCCAGGGTGACGTGACAACAACACCCATGGCTGCTGATGTATCACGGACTTTTGTCCCTGGAGTCAACACTCCCTCTGCAAAACTGCCGCCACTCAACTTATCTTCCATCACACCATGA
- the cdc23 gene encoding cell division cycle protein 23 homolog isoform X2, protein MYSRYLSGEKKKDDETVDSLGPLEKGQVKNESLRELRVELSKKHKARELDGFGLYLYGVVLRKLDLVKEAIDVFVEATHSLPLHWGAWLELCNLITDKEMLKPMVLPSTWMKEFFLAHIYTELQLIEEALQKYQNLIDAGFSKSTYIISQIAVAYHNVRDIDRALTLFNELRNQDPYRIENMDTLSNLLYVRNMKPELSYLAHNLCEIDKYRVETCCVIGNYYSLRSQHEKAALYFQRALKLNPRYLGAWTLMGHEYMEMKNISAAIQAYRHAIEVNKRDYRAWYGLGQTYEILKMPFYCLYYYRRAHQLRPNDSRMLIALGECYEKLNQLSEAKKCYWRAFSVGDVEKMALVKLAKIHEQLGESDQAAQCYIKYVQDICDCGEILEHHEMSTAFRALAQYYFKCKRWDEASVCAQKCCDYNDTREEGKALLRQISQLRSQGDVTTTPMAADVSRTFVPGVNTPSAKLPPLNLSSITP, encoded by the exons ATGTACTCCAGATATCTG TCTGGGGAAAAGAAGAAGGATGATGAAACAGTAGACAGTTTGG GACCCTTGGAGAAAGGACAAGTGAAGAATGAGTCTCTGAGGGAATTGCGAGTTGAACTGAGCAAAAAACACAAAGCCAGGGAACTGGATGGTTTTGGACTATACTT GTACGGAGTGGTCCTGCGGAAACTAGACCTAGTTAAAGAAGCTATTGATGTGTTTGTGGAAGCCACGCACAGTCTACCTCTGCATTGGGGAGCTTGGCTTGAACTCTGCAACCTCATTACTGACAAGGAGATG CTCAAGCCCATGGTACTACCCAGTACATGGATGAAAGAGTTCTTCCTGGCTCACATCTACACGGAACTGCAGCTGATTGAGGAGGCGCTGCAAAAATACCAGAACCTAATTGATGCTGGCTTCTCCAAAAGCACTTATATAATCTCCCAAATTGCTGTGGCTTATCACAATGTTCGAG ACATTGATAGAGCTTTAACCCTTTTCAATGAGTTACGGAATCAAGACCCATACAGGATAGAGAATATGGACACATTATCTAATCTACTGTATGTTCGG AACATGAAGCCTGAACTGAGCTACCTGGCTCACAACCTCTGTGAAATCGACAAGTATCGAGTAGAAACCTGCTGTGTGATTG GCAATTACTACAGTTTAAGGTCTCAACACGAGAAAGCAGCCCTGTACTTCCAACGAGCACTGAAGTTAAATCCTCGCTACCTTGGTGCCTGGACATTAATGGGTCACGAGTACATGGAAATGAAGAACATATCGGCAGCTATTCAGGCCTACAG gcaTGCCATTGAGGTGAACAAACGAGATTACAGAGCTTGGTATGGACTGGGACAGACCTACGAGATCCTCAAGATGCCATTTTACTGTTTGTATTATTACCGACGAGCCCATCAGCTCAG ACCCAATGACTCTCGAATGCTCATTGCCTTAGGTGAATGTTATGAAAAGCTGAATCAGTTGTCTGAAGCCAAGAAG TGTTACTGGAGAGCATTTTCTGTTGGTGATGTGGAGAAAATGGCTTTGGTGAAACTAGCAAA AATTCATGAGCAGTTAGGTGAATCAGATCAAGCAGCACAGTGCTACATCAAATATGTCCAAGACATCTGTGACTGTGGG GAGATTCTGGAGCATCACGAAATGAGCACTGCATTTCGAGCCCTGGCACAGTATTATTTTAAATGTAAGCGGTGGGATGAGGCATCCGTCTGTGCACAGAAATGTTGTGATTACAATGAT acGAGAGAAGAAGGAAAAGCTCTGCTTAGACAGATATCACAGCTTCGTAGCCAGGGTGACGTGACAACAACACCCATGGCTGCTGATGTATCACGGACTTTTGTCCCTGGAGTCAACACTCCCTCTGCAAAACTGCCGCCACTCAACTTATCTTCCATCACACCATGA